The Seriola aureovittata isolate HTS-2021-v1 ecotype China chromosome 2, ASM2101889v1, whole genome shotgun sequence genome has a segment encoding these proteins:
- the skib gene encoding v-ski avian sarcoma viral oncogene homolog b, translated as MEGTSFQPHPGLQQTLKQFHLSSMRSLGGPAAFSARWHQDSLFGKDGKSAEMMLTLPAQTPPVMSGPLFIPSDRSTERCETVLEREPISCFVVGGEKRLCLPQILNSVLRDFSLQQINSVCDDLHIYCSRCTADQLEILKVVGILPFSAPSCGLITQTDAERLCNALIYGGTYPPHCNKELGSLELERTEKSFKVYHECFGRCKGLFVPELYTGPSAACIQCMDCRLMFPPHKFVVHSHKRLENRTVHWGFDSANWRAYVLLDPDYTGKEEKSHLEQLLKELKGKYDLTGKLSSKSCRSPSPVPAKRSKFDKLQSPSADKDRKPDWLQSLSKSAHKDLKQVQLKQRPSAFRPWSPKAAEKEKPATQNEVERSYSKNQETLAAPNLTLAPLAPPVNPRDSHAPGRGPPAMSRPPQEPHNGEVQPAVKPSPSSTTNRADDMDTDGEIDVDDCDDRPVPPSSLASPPSACTGVSQTLTPQSVARAQEGPVWLSGPVCPEIDTLKQMLYAGLDTKEAREKLLQEIVRMRVKQEEKLAAAVQAKRSLQQELEFVRVAKKGRLREAIEAKRNLRKEIERLRVDWERKMRDAEESCGRLKRELEMERQLRVCDKGCEAERLRVKYSTQIEELHVQLQQAEADREQLRQELQREREARQSLESVVKDLQVQLAVQANGSSPGDSKDANTDTHRQTTQLTNGS; from the exons ATGGAGGGTACGAGCTTTCAGCCCCATCCCGGACTTCAACAAACTCTGAAGCAGTTTCATCTGAGTTCCATGCGCTCTCTCGGTGGACCAGCGGCGTTCTCCGCTCGGTGGCACCAGGACTCACTCTTCGGTAAAGATGGAAAATCCGCAGAGATGATGCTCACCCTGCCGGCACAGACCCCTCCAGTGATGTCCGGTCCACTTTTCATCCCGTCCGACCGCTCCACGGAGAGGTGCGAGACGGTCCTGGAGCGGGAGCCCATCTCCTGCTTTGTGGTCGGCGGCGAGAAGCGTCTGTGCTTGCCGCAGATACTGAACAGCGTCCTGAGAGATTTCTCCCTCCAGCAGATCAACTCAGTGTGTGACGACCTGCACATCTACTGCTCCAGGTGCACGGCGGACCAGCTGGAGATCCTCAAAGTGGTAGGGATCCTGCCCTTCTCGGCTCCGTCCTGCGGGCTGATCACTCAGACGGATGCTGAGCGCCTCTGCAACGCTCTCATCTACGGCGGTACTTACCCCCCTCACTGCAACAAGGAGTTGGGCTCCCTGGAGTTGGAGCGAACCGAGAAGAGCTTCAAAGTCTATCATGAATGTTTTGGCCGGTGTAAAGGCTTGTTTGTCCCGGAACTGTACACCGGCCCTAGTGCCGCCTGCATCCAGTGCATGGACTGCAGGCTCATGTTCCCACCTCACAAGTTTGTGGTCCACAGTCACAAGAGACTCGAGAACCGGACAGTGCACTGGGGGTTCGACTCCGCCAACTGGCGGGCCTATGTGCTCTTAGACCCGGACTACACcggaaaagaggagaagagtcatctggagcagctgcttaaagagttaaaaggaaaatatgatCTGACGGGCAAGCTGTCCAGTAAATCTTGCAGA TCTCCCAGCCCGGTCCCTGCCAAGAGGTCCAAATTCGATAAATTACAGTCTCCATCAGctgacaaagacaggaaacctGACTGGTTACAATCCCTCTCAAAGTCTGCACACAAG GACCTGAAACAGGTCCAACTGAAACAGAGGCCCTCTGCTTTCCGCCCCTGGTCTCCTAAAGCCgcagaaaaagagaaaccagCTACTCAGAATGAGGTGGAGAG GTCCTACTCTAAGAATCAGGAGACTTTGGCGGCTCCTAATCTTACACTAGCTCCTCTGGCCCCTCCGGTCAATCCCAGGGACAGCCACGCTCCTGGCAGGGGACCCCCAGCCATGTCCAGGCCGCCCCAGGAGCCGCATAACGGGGAAGTACAACCTGCAGTAAAACCGTCCCCTTCCAGTACCACCAACCGAGCCGATGATATGGACACAGATGGAGAGATTGACGTAGATGACTGTGATGATC gtCCAGTGCCACCTTCCTCCTTAGCTTCTCCCCCATCAGCCTGCACCGGTGTGTCTCAGACTCTGACCCCTCAGAGTGTTGCTCGAGCTCAGGAGGGGCCTGTGTGGCTGTCAGGGCCCGTTTGCCCAGAGATAGACACCCTGAAACAGATGCTGTATGCAGGCCTGGACACCAAAGAAGCCAGGgaaaagctgctgcaggagatTGTGAGGATGAGAGTTaagcaggaggagaagctggCAGCTGCTGTGCAAGCTAAACGGAGCCTTCAGCAG gaaTTGGAGTTCGTGAGGGTGGCTAAGAAAGGCCGTCTTCGTGAGGCCATCGAAGCCAAGCGCAACCTGCGAAAGGAGATTGAACGCCTTCGTGTGGATtgggagaggaagatgagggacGCGGAGGAGTCTTGTGGGCGGCTGAAGAGAGAactggagatggagagacagcTGCGCGTTTGCGACAAAGGCTGTGAGGCTGAGCGTCTCCGGGTCAAGTACTCCACTCAG ATTGAAGAGTTGCATGTGCAGCTACAGCAAGCGGAAGCCGATCGCGAGCAGCTGAGGCAAGAGCTTCAGCGGGAGAGAGAAGCTCGGCAGAGCCTGGAGAGTGTTGTTAAAGATCTGCAAGTCCAGCTGGCGGTGCAAGCCAACGGCAGCTCTCCTGGAGACTCCAAGGACgctaacacagacacacacagacagaccacACAACTTACCAATGGATCCTAA